A window of Candidatus Pantoea floridensis contains these coding sequences:
- the fldA gene encoding flavodoxin FldA → MAIVGIFFGSDTGNTENIAKMIQKQLGKDVAEVHDIAKSTKEDLDAFDILLLGIPTWYYGEAQCDWDDFFPTLEEIDFNGKLVALFGCGDQEDYAEYFCDAMGTIRDIIEPNGAVIVGHWPTEGYHFEASKGLADDKHFLGLAIDEDRQPELTNERVEKWVKQIFDELQLKEIIEA, encoded by the coding sequence TTCTTCGGCAGCGATACCGGCAACACTGAAAACATTGCAAAAATGATCCAGAAACAACTGGGTAAAGATGTCGCCGAAGTGCATGACATTGCTAAGAGCACCAAAGAAGATCTCGATGCATTCGACATCCTGCTGCTGGGCATCCCGACATGGTATTATGGCGAAGCGCAGTGTGACTGGGATGATTTCTTCCCAACGCTGGAAGAGATTGATTTCAATGGCAAGCTGGTAGCACTGTTTGGTTGTGGCGATCAGGAAGATTACGCCGAATACTTCTGCGACGCGATGGGTACCATTCGCGACATCATCGAGCCAAATGGTGCCGTTATCGTCGGCCACTGGCCTACCGAAGGCTACCATTTTGAAGCATCTAAAGGTTTGGCCGATGATAAACACTTCCTCGGTCTGGCGATTGACGAAGATCGTCAACCCGAACTGACCAATGAACGCGTTGAGAAATGGGTGAAACAGATCTTCGATGAGCTGCAGCTGAAAGAGATTATTGAAGCCTAA
- the fur gene encoding ferric iron uptake transcriptional regulator, with translation MTDNNSALKKAGLKVTLPRLKILEVLQGPGPESHHVSAEDLYKRLIDMGEEIGLATVYRVLNQFDDAGIVTRHNFEGGKSVFELTQQHHHDHLICLDCGKVIEFSDESIETRQREIATRHGIKLSNHSLYLYGHCALGDCREDETLHDK, from the coding sequence ATGACTGACAACAACTCCGCATTGAAGAAGGCTGGCCTGAAAGTCACGCTCCCCAGACTGAAAATTCTGGAAGTGCTTCAGGGACCCGGACCCGAGTCCCATCACGTCAGTGCGGAAGATTTGTATAAACGCCTGATTGATATGGGCGAAGAGATTGGTCTGGCCACGGTATATCGCGTTCTTAACCAGTTTGACGACGCGGGCATCGTAACCCGTCATAACTTCGAAGGCGGTAAATCCGTGTTCGAACTGACCCAGCAGCACCATCACGATCACCTGATCTGCCTGGATTGTGGCAAGGTTATCGAATTCAGCGATGAATCAATCGAAACGCGCCAGCGTGAAATTGCCACTCGCCACGGTATCAAACTCAGCAACCACAGTCTGTACTTGTACGGTCACTGTGCTCTGGGAGACTGCCGCGAAGACGAGACGCTCCACGATAAGTAA